The following are from one region of the Planctomonas sp. JC2975 genome:
- the purH gene encoding bifunctional phosphoribosylaminoimidazolecarboxamide formyltransferase/IMP cyclohydrolase — protein MSAPHAADPSLYRERDVIPVRRALLSAIDKTGIVELATALNGAGVELVSTGNTARVLREAGLPVTEVSELTGFPESLGGRVKTLHPAVHAGLLADLRLEDHEQQLAELGIKPFELVISNLYPFAEAVASGAAPLEVVEQIDIGGPAMVRASAKNFANVAIVTSPDRYAEIADAVASGGTTLAFRTALARDAFRHTAGYDVAVATWLGDTLAPDDDSALPAWVGRTWQREASLRYGENSHQAAALFVSAGGNGIAQADQLGGKEMSYNNYVDADAALRAAYDFERPAVAIIKHANPCGIAVAGEGEEIADAHRKAHECDPTSAFGGVIAANRIVTLAMAQSVKPIFTEVIIAPDYEPEALELLQTKKDLRILKLQPGFELPTTEVKQLSGGMLLQESDRHFAPVSEWTLVAGEAAGDATLADLEFAWTACRAVKSNAILLASGGASVGVGMGQVNRVDSCELAVKRAGDRAAGSVAASDAYFPFPDGPEILIEAGIKAIVQPGGSIRDQLAIDTAKAAGVTMYFTGERHFFH, from the coding sequence ATGAGCGCCCCGCACGCCGCCGATCCGAGCCTCTACCGCGAACGGGACGTCATCCCGGTGCGCCGCGCACTGCTCTCGGCGATCGACAAAACCGGCATCGTCGAGCTCGCGACCGCACTGAACGGCGCCGGCGTCGAACTCGTCTCAACGGGCAACACGGCGCGGGTACTTCGCGAGGCCGGTCTGCCCGTCACCGAGGTCAGCGAGCTCACGGGCTTTCCGGAGTCGCTCGGCGGCCGCGTGAAGACGCTGCACCCCGCCGTGCACGCCGGCCTGCTCGCGGACCTGCGGCTCGAGGATCACGAGCAGCAGCTGGCCGAGCTCGGCATCAAGCCGTTCGAGCTCGTGATCAGCAACCTGTACCCGTTCGCCGAGGCCGTCGCATCCGGCGCCGCGCCGCTCGAGGTCGTCGAGCAGATCGACATCGGCGGGCCCGCGATGGTGCGTGCTTCGGCCAAGAACTTCGCCAACGTCGCGATCGTCACCTCGCCTGATCGATATGCCGAGATCGCGGATGCCGTGGCATCAGGCGGCACGACGCTCGCGTTCCGCACTGCGTTGGCTCGCGACGCGTTCCGGCACACCGCCGGGTACGACGTGGCCGTCGCCACGTGGCTCGGCGACACCCTCGCGCCCGACGACGACAGCGCTCTGCCGGCGTGGGTGGGCAGGACGTGGCAGCGCGAGGCATCCCTGCGCTACGGCGAGAACAGCCACCAGGCCGCCGCGCTCTTCGTCTCGGCCGGTGGCAACGGGATCGCCCAGGCCGACCAACTCGGCGGCAAGGAGATGTCGTACAACAACTACGTCGACGCGGATGCCGCCCTGCGCGCCGCGTACGACTTCGAGCGACCCGCCGTCGCGATCATCAAGCACGCCAACCCGTGCGGCATCGCCGTTGCAGGGGAGGGCGAGGAGATCGCGGATGCCCACCGCAAGGCGCACGAGTGCGACCCGACCTCCGCGTTCGGCGGCGTGATCGCAGCGAACCGCATCGTGACCCTCGCGATGGCGCAGTCCGTGAAGCCGATCTTCACCGAGGTGATCATCGCGCCGGACTACGAGCCGGAGGCGCTCGAGCTGCTGCAGACCAAGAAGGATCTGCGCATCCTCAAGCTGCAGCCCGGCTTCGAGCTGCCGACGACGGAGGTCAAGCAGCTCTCCGGCGGCATGCTGCTGCAGGAGTCGGACAGGCACTTCGCGCCGGTGTCCGAGTGGACGCTCGTGGCTGGCGAGGCCGCGGGTGACGCGACGCTCGCAGACCTCGAGTTCGCGTGGACCGCGTGCCGTGCCGTGAAGTCGAACGCGATCCTGCTCGCGTCGGGTGGGGCATCCGTCGGCGTCGGGATGGGCCAGGTGAACCGGGTCGACTCGTGCGAGCTCGCGGTGAAGCGTGCCGGTGACCGCGCCGCCGGATCGGTCGCGGCATCCGACGCGTACTTCCCGTTCCCTGACGGCCCCGAGATCCTGATCGAGGCAGGCATCAAAGCCATCGTGCAGCCGGGCGGATCGATCCGCGACCAGCTCGCCATCGACACAGCG
- the purN gene encoding phosphoribosylglycinamide formyltransferase, whose product MLSLVVLVSGQGSNLRSLLEASQDAQFPARVVAVGSDRDDAGGLQVAEDFGIPTFTVAFSSFGDRAEWGDAVLEQIRQWKPDLVILSGFMRLFPPRVVDALSPHMINTHPAFLPEFPGAHGVRDALAAGVGQTGASVIIVDNGVDSGPIIARERVPVLPGDTEASLHDRIKIVERRLLIQSVLDIANGHIDLKELATA is encoded by the coding sequence GTGCTGTCGCTCGTCGTCCTGGTCTCAGGCCAGGGGTCCAATCTGCGTTCGCTGCTCGAGGCGTCCCAGGACGCCCAGTTCCCGGCTCGGGTCGTCGCCGTCGGCAGCGACCGCGATGACGCGGGCGGGCTGCAGGTGGCAGAGGACTTCGGCATCCCGACGTTCACCGTCGCGTTCTCGTCATTCGGCGACCGCGCCGAGTGGGGGGATGCGGTGCTCGAGCAGATCCGCCAGTGGAAGCCGGACCTCGTCATCCTCTCCGGCTTCATGCGGCTCTTCCCGCCGCGCGTCGTCGATGCGCTCAGCCCGCACATGATCAACACCCATCCCGCGTTCCTGCCCGAATTCCCGGGCGCGCACGGGGTGAGGGACGCGCTCGCCGCCGGCGTCGGCCAGACGGGCGCGAGCGTCATCATCGTCGACAACGGTGTCGATTCCGGTCCGATCATCGCCCGCGAACGCGTGCCCGTCCTGCCGGGCGACACCGAGGCGAGCCTGCACGACCGGATCAAGATCGTGGAGCGCCGACTGCTCATCCAGTCGGTCCTCGACATCGCCAACGGACACATCGACCTGAAGGAGCTGGCAACAGCATGA
- a CDS encoding threonine/serine exporter family protein, with protein MSREPDGEESLDVRSLDDTRSDDHRDDPRSVDSRAEAQRRSSDPTGSLEEGAGDRRRRPPAFPWEWRWPLHRRRLEAQQQQERPSAQLQVFLVRLGGALAGTGTAVTDIKRTLQNVAVAMGSPDAAIVVLPTALFVGIPGEQESRFDLAQAPSGEVLFDRAARVSDIAQAAISGQLTAVEGVRLIDEAETTGPRFRWPLRVLGHAMIAVGVALVLSGASVASLVLTFALGALAGGMKLLVRPGSYAAVLLPTVTAFVSSLVAFSAAAWGVPGEPIWMLVPALVTLLPGGLLTVAVQELATGDMLAGSSRLVYGAAQLVFLTMGILVANQIVGLPDWFALSSATSVVSGYAGWIGVLVMSLGFFLYFCGPRLSLYYLGGTLLVAYAGQLLGTLIGASVDGGTVAGGMLGAFLLTVVAYLVQSLPGAPPAVVCFLPGFWLLVPGAAGLIGLAQSASGSGAGFTLGGIGTSLVSIALGVLIGMASYRTIYRFAPERWHLRLV; from the coding sequence GTGAGTCGGGAGCCCGACGGAGAGGAATCACTCGACGTCAGAAGCCTTGACGACACCCGATCCGACGACCATCGCGATGATCCCCGCTCGGTGGATTCGCGTGCGGAGGCGCAGCGACGAAGCTCCGATCCGACGGGATCGCTCGAGGAGGGTGCCGGCGACCGCCGACGGAGGCCGCCGGCATTCCCCTGGGAGTGGCGGTGGCCGCTGCACCGGCGTCGGCTCGAAGCGCAGCAACAGCAGGAGCGCCCCTCCGCTCAGTTGCAGGTGTTCCTTGTGCGATTGGGCGGCGCGCTCGCAGGCACGGGCACGGCGGTTACGGATATCAAGCGCACGCTGCAGAACGTGGCCGTCGCGATGGGATCGCCCGACGCCGCCATAGTCGTGCTCCCGACCGCGTTGTTCGTCGGGATCCCCGGCGAGCAGGAGTCGCGCTTCGACCTGGCGCAGGCACCGAGCGGCGAGGTGCTGTTCGATCGAGCCGCGCGAGTGTCCGACATCGCACAGGCCGCCATCTCCGGCCAGCTGACGGCGGTGGAGGGCGTCCGCTTGATCGATGAGGCGGAGACCACAGGGCCGCGCTTCCGATGGCCGCTGCGGGTGCTCGGGCACGCCATGATCGCGGTGGGCGTCGCGCTCGTGCTGTCGGGAGCGTCCGTCGCCTCCCTCGTGCTGACCTTCGCACTCGGAGCGCTGGCCGGTGGCATGAAACTGCTCGTGCGTCCCGGCTCGTACGCGGCGGTCCTGCTGCCCACCGTCACCGCGTTCGTCAGCTCGCTCGTCGCGTTCTCGGCCGCAGCCTGGGGCGTTCCAGGTGAACCGATCTGGATGCTCGTGCCCGCACTGGTCACGCTGCTCCCCGGCGGTCTGCTCACGGTGGCCGTGCAGGAACTCGCAACGGGTGACATGCTCGCCGGATCGTCGCGGCTCGTCTACGGGGCGGCGCAGCTCGTCTTCCTGACGATGGGCATCCTCGTCGCCAACCAGATCGTCGGGCTGCCGGACTGGTTCGCCCTCTCGTCGGCCACGTCGGTCGTCTCCGGCTACGCGGGATGGATCGGCGTGCTCGTCATGTCGCTCGGCTTCTTCCTGTACTTCTGCGGACCTCGGCTGTCGCTGTATTACCTGGGTGGGACGCTGCTGGTCGCTTACGCCGGACAGCTGCTCGGCACGCTGATCGGTGCATCCGTGGACGGCGGGACCGTCGCGGGAGGGATGCTCGGAGCCTTCCTCCTCACCGTCGTCGCCTATCTGGTGCAGTCGCTCCCAGGGGCGCCGCCCGCCGTGGTCTGCTTCCTTCCCGGATTCTGGTTGCTGGTGCCCGGGGCTGCGGGGCTCATCGGCCTCGCCCAGTCGGCGAGTGGAAGCGGCGCCGGCTTCACGCTCGGAGGCATCGGAACGAGCCTGGTCTCCATTGCGCTGGGCGTGCTCATCGGCATGGCCTCCTACCGCACCATCTACCGCTTCGCGCCGGAACGGTGGCACCTGCGGTTGGTGTGA
- a CDS encoding DUF6350 family protein, whose amino-acid sequence MNRLTVILLAALDAVIALGVGVAIPLVPLTVLWATKLDLAAGWAPFWRAAADIWLLGHGTDVTITLAPAASALFGLSGTNVFPITIAALGFALLTVLLGSRTGRRAWATPHAFTAAIAGVVVFAVLSALVTLSAHTGSAIPSLLQGTLLPPAVFAIGIGLGMIAAELRDRNDPAHAEHPASDSGPALPWPIVNWSPSTRAVLASGLRAGAAATLLLIAAAAVVLGVLMAVRYGRIVGLYETLQPGVLGAGALTLAQLALLPNAVIWTASWLVGPGFAVGTGSSVDVTQTALGPLPSVPILGALPQGDPGFGLVAVLVPVLCGAAVGFLARQRLERMPAPRTLRSVASPSWGVGRLALVVLCAAVTSGAIIGLLAWWSSGSIGPGRLQHAGPNALLIAGFAAVEVLVGGAIGIAVRRQPDEAAAPPTLRERRAAASDVVSSGRGAAPNPTAWWAGAASSSGTSVDDVEADTAPVTLVGADAASGKPHSSGDSIRSVLDWYGPDAMGSDDHDDEPAPRPRARGAATAQDPPPKRNAPAPRGSASSLSRPSAPRVPTPGRMPRAYREQDFAKPEFARHEDDEADAGPQGSGGRASTRGRGGEGSGR is encoded by the coding sequence ATGAATCGCTTGACCGTCATCCTGCTGGCCGCACTCGACGCGGTGATCGCGCTCGGCGTGGGCGTGGCGATCCCGCTCGTCCCGTTGACCGTGCTCTGGGCGACGAAACTGGACCTCGCCGCCGGCTGGGCTCCGTTCTGGCGTGCCGCAGCGGACATCTGGCTGCTCGGCCACGGCACGGATGTGACGATCACTCTGGCGCCCGCCGCATCCGCTCTCTTCGGGCTGAGCGGAACCAATGTGTTCCCGATCACCATCGCGGCACTCGGATTCGCGCTCCTCACCGTGTTGCTCGGATCGCGCACCGGTCGTCGGGCGTGGGCGACACCGCATGCGTTCACCGCCGCGATCGCGGGCGTCGTCGTCTTCGCCGTGTTGTCCGCACTCGTCACGCTCAGCGCGCACACCGGATCCGCCATCCCGTCGCTGCTGCAGGGAACGCTGCTGCCGCCGGCCGTGTTCGCGATCGGGATCGGTCTCGGGATGATCGCGGCCGAGCTGCGCGATCGCAACGATCCGGCGCACGCAGAGCATCCGGCGTCCGACAGCGGTCCAGCGCTGCCGTGGCCCATCGTGAACTGGAGCCCGTCCACGCGCGCCGTGCTGGCATCCGGGCTGCGCGCGGGAGCTGCAGCAACGCTCTTGCTCATCGCCGCGGCCGCCGTCGTGCTTGGGGTGCTGATGGCCGTGCGCTACGGAAGGATCGTCGGCCTCTACGAGACGCTTCAGCCCGGCGTCCTCGGTGCAGGTGCGCTCACGCTCGCCCAGCTGGCTCTGCTGCCGAACGCCGTCATCTGGACGGCATCGTGGCTCGTCGGTCCGGGATTCGCGGTCGGAACGGGTTCGTCCGTCGACGTCACGCAGACCGCGCTCGGGCCGTTGCCGAGCGTGCCGATCCTCGGTGCGCTGCCGCAGGGCGACCCCGGGTTCGGCCTGGTCGCCGTGCTCGTGCCCGTGCTGTGCGGTGCGGCGGTCGGGTTCCTCGCCCGCCAGCGGCTCGAGCGGATGCCGGCACCTCGCACACTCCGCTCCGTCGCGTCGCCCTCGTGGGGCGTCGGCCGGTTGGCGCTCGTCGTGCTCTGCGCGGCGGTCACTTCCGGCGCGATCATCGGGCTCCTCGCATGGTGGTCGTCCGGATCCATCGGACCCGGACGCCTGCAGCACGCGGGGCCCAACGCGTTGCTCATCGCCGGATTCGCGGCGGTGGAGGTGCTCGTCGGCGGTGCCATCGGCATCGCAGTCCGCAGGCAGCCGGACGAAGCCGCAGCGCCGCCGACCCTGCGCGAGCGGCGGGCGGCGGCGTCCGACGTCGTGTCGTCGGGCCGTGGCGCGGCGCCGAACCCCACGGCGTGGTGGGCTGGCGCCGCTTCATCGAGCGGCACGTCGGTGGACGACGTGGAGGCGGACACCGCCCCCGTCACCCTGGTCGGCGCGGATGCGGCATCCGGGAAGCCGCACAGCTCCGGCGACAGCATCAGAAGCGTCCTGGACTGGTACGGCCCGGATGCCATGGGCTCCGACGATCACGATGACGAGCCCGCCCCGCGGCCGCGAGCACGAGGTGCCGCGACAGCACAGGATCCTCCGCCGAAGCGGAACGCTCCGGCGCCGCGCGGATCCGCGTCGTCGCTGTCCCGGCCGTCCGCTCCCCGGGTGCCGACTCCCGGCCGCATGCCCCGCGCGTACCGCGAGCAGGACTTCGCCAAGCCGGAGTTCGCCAGGCACGAGGACGACGAGGCGGATGCCGGGCCGCAGGGCTCCGGCGGTCGGGCATCCACTCGAGGCCGTGGCGGTGAAGGGAGCGGCAGGTGA
- a CDS encoding MBL fold metallo-hydrolase translates to MASAEMTLTLVGGPTAILDYAGLRILTDPTFDEPGDYPGAGATLHKLTGPALSPDQLGPVDLVLLSHDQHFDNLDHSGRDFLGRVDTVLSTTEAAGRIEGVTGLTTWQTSTVGSMEVTGLPARHGPEGAERLSGPVTGFLLRAPGHPTIYVSGDNASVDLVAEIVSRVGTIDIAVLFTGGANVGRFGDDDLTLNARTAVEAARALGSATIVPVHAEGWHHFSETRERLIREFGYAGLSDRLRVPVAGEPLVL, encoded by the coding sequence ATGGCCTCAGCAGAGATGACGCTCACCCTCGTCGGAGGTCCGACGGCGATCCTCGACTACGCGGGACTGCGGATCCTCACCGATCCCACGTTCGACGAGCCGGGGGACTATCCGGGCGCCGGTGCCACCCTGCACAAGCTCACCGGACCGGCACTGAGCCCGGACCAGCTCGGCCCGGTCGACCTGGTGCTCCTCTCGCACGACCAGCACTTCGACAACCTCGACCACTCCGGTCGCGACTTCCTCGGGCGTGTCGACACGGTACTCTCCACGACGGAGGCGGCAGGGCGCATCGAAGGTGTCACGGGGCTGACGACCTGGCAGACCAGCACTGTCGGATCCATGGAGGTGACCGGCCTCCCGGCACGGCACGGTCCGGAAGGCGCAGAACGGCTCTCGGGCCCCGTCACCGGGTTCCTGCTTCGAGCACCGGGGCATCCGACGATCTACGTGTCCGGCGACAACGCATCGGTCGACCTCGTGGCGGAGATCGTCTCGAGGGTCGGGACCATCGACATAGCTGTGCTCTTCACGGGCGGTGCCAACGTGGGACGGTTCGGCGACGACGACCTCACGCTGAACGCGAGAACCGCAGTCGAGGCGGCCCGCGCTCTCGGCAGTGCCACGATCGTGCCGGTCCACGCAGAGGGCTGGCACCACTTCAGCGAGACGCGGGAGCGGTTGATCCGCGAGTTCGGCTACGCCGGTCTGTCGGATCGGCTGCGGGTCCCGGTCGCCGGCGAACCGCTCGTGCTCTGA
- the sucD gene encoding succinate--CoA ligase subunit alpha, translated as MSIFLNKDSKVIVQGITGGEGTKHTALMLKAGTQVVGGVNARKAGTTVSHTDKDGNAVELPVFGAVSEAIEKTGADVSIIFVPPAFAKDAMLEAIEAEIPVLVVITEGIPVQDSAEAWAEAKAKGDKTRIIGPNCPGIITPGESLVGITPATITGKGHIGLVSKSGTLTYQMMYELRDLGFSTAIGIGGDPIIGTTHIDALAAFEADPETKAIVMIGEIGGDAEERAADFIKANVTKPVVGYVAGFTAPEGKTMGHAGAIVSGSAGTAQAKKEALEAAGVKVGKTPSETAELLREVYASL; from the coding sequence ATGTCGATCTTCCTCAATAAGGACTCCAAGGTCATCGTCCAGGGCATCACCGGAGGCGAGGGCACCAAGCACACCGCCCTCATGCTGAAGGCAGGCACCCAGGTCGTCGGCGGCGTCAACGCCCGCAAGGCGGGCACCACCGTCTCGCACACCGACAAGGACGGCAACGCCGTCGAGCTTCCCGTGTTCGGCGCCGTCTCCGAGGCCATCGAGAAGACCGGGGCAGACGTCTCGATCATCTTCGTTCCGCCGGCGTTCGCGAAGGACGCGATGCTCGAGGCCATCGAGGCCGAGATCCCGGTTCTCGTCGTGATCACAGAGGGCATCCCGGTGCAGGACAGCGCCGAGGCGTGGGCGGAGGCCAAGGCCAAGGGCGACAAGACCCGCATCATCGGACCGAACTGCCCCGGCATCATCACGCCCGGTGAGTCGCTCGTCGGCATCACACCCGCGACCATCACGGGCAAGGGGCACATCGGACTCGTCTCCAAGTCGGGCACGCTGACCTACCAGATGATGTACGAGCTGCGCGATCTTGGCTTCTCCACCGCGATCGGCATCGGAGGCGACCCGATCATCGGCACCACGCACATCGACGCGCTCGCCGCGTTCGAGGCAGACCCGGAGACAAAGGCCATCGTGATGATCGGCGAGATCGGCGGCGACGCCGAGGAGCGCGCAGCCGACTTCATCAAGGCGAACGTGACCAAGCCGGTCGTCGGCTACGTCGCGGGCTTCACCGCTCCCGAGGGCAAGACCATGGGCCACGCGGGCGCCATCGTGTCCGGCTCCGCCGGCACCGCGCAGGCCAAGAAGGAGGCCCTCGAGGCCGCAGGCGTCAAGGTCGGCAAGACGCCGAGCGAGACCGCCGAGCTCCTCCGAGAGGTCTACGCGAGCCTGTAA
- the sucC gene encoding ADP-forming succinate--CoA ligase subunit beta: protein MDLYEYQARDLFEKYGVPVLPGIVADTPEEVRAASEKLGGVTVVKAQVKTGGRGKAGGVKVAKTPDDAEEAAKAILGLDIKGHVVRRVMVAGGANIAREFYFSVLLDRANRSYLSLCSVEGGMEIEQLAVEKPEALARVEVDPLTGIDLAKAKQIAKAGGFPDDLIEKVAPVLVKLYDVYKGEDATLVEVNPLVLTGEGEIIALDGKVSLDANADFRHADHEALEDKSAADPLEAKAKQHDLNYVKLDGQVGIIGNGAGLVMSTLDVVAYAGENHGGVKPANFLDIGGGASAEVMAAGLDVILNDPQVKSVFVNVFGGITACDAVANGIVGALTTLGAEANKPLVVRLDGNKVEEGRAILNDYNHPLVTLAETMDQGADKAAELAR from the coding sequence GTGGATCTTTACGAGTACCAGGCACGTGACCTGTTCGAGAAGTACGGAGTCCCGGTACTGCCGGGTATCGTCGCGGACACCCCGGAAGAGGTGCGCGCGGCGTCCGAGAAGCTCGGCGGCGTGACCGTCGTCAAGGCCCAGGTGAAGACCGGCGGCCGCGGAAAGGCCGGCGGCGTCAAGGTGGCGAAGACGCCGGACGACGCCGAAGAGGCGGCAAAGGCCATCCTCGGTCTCGACATCAAGGGCCACGTCGTGCGGCGCGTGATGGTGGCCGGTGGCGCGAACATCGCGCGCGAGTTCTACTTCTCCGTGCTGCTGGACCGGGCCAACCGCTCCTACCTGTCGCTGTGCAGCGTCGAGGGCGGCATGGAGATCGAGCAGCTCGCTGTCGAGAAGCCCGAGGCGCTGGCACGCGTCGAGGTCGACCCGCTGACCGGCATCGACCTGGCGAAGGCGAAGCAGATCGCGAAGGCGGGCGGCTTCCCCGACGACCTCATCGAAAAGGTCGCTCCCGTGCTCGTGAAGCTGTACGACGTCTACAAGGGCGAGGACGCGACGCTGGTCGAGGTCAACCCGCTCGTGCTGACCGGTGAGGGCGAGATCATCGCGCTCGACGGCAAGGTGTCGCTGGACGCGAACGCCGACTTCCGCCACGCGGACCACGAGGCGCTCGAGGACAAGTCCGCTGCAGACCCGCTCGAGGCGAAGGCCAAGCAGCACGACCTCAACTACGTCAAGCTCGACGGCCAGGTCGGCATCATCGGAAACGGCGCAGGACTCGTGATGAGCACCCTGGATGTCGTCGCCTACGCAGGCGAGAACCACGGCGGCGTGAAGCCGGCCAACTTCCTCGACATCGGAGGCGGAGCATCCGCCGAGGTGATGGCAGCCGGACTGGATGTCATCCTGAACGACCCGCAGGTCAAGAGCGTGTTCGTCAACGTCTTCGGCGGCATCACCGCCTGCGACGCCGTCGCGAACGGCATCGTCGGCGCGCTGACCACGCTCGGCGCCGAGGCGAACAAGCCGCTCGTCGTGCGTCTGGACGGCAACAAGGTCGAGGAAGGCCGCGCCATCCTCAACGACTACAACCACCCGCTCGTCACGCTGGCCGAGACGATGGACCAGGGCGCCGACAAGGCCGCCGAACTGGCGCGCTGA
- a CDS encoding oxygenase MpaB family protein produces MASDPLREPLGIADVGGEWIMLAGGGCAVLLQLAHPSVGRGVAEHSDFADRPYDRLIGTLTYVTAVACGTEEDIRTVRRIVGRAHAPVRGSADAASSAYSAYDPDLQLWVTATLYWTAVRVHERVFGALDEASADRFYREFAAVGTSLQLPADAWPATRAAFDEYWSDAASRLRVTPAARRVGEDLLRAVRAPLWMRAIMPLARLATTALLPESVRRQYGLQLTGRNALRYERMMSVAAAVYPRLPVGIRHVVRNRLLRRLRRMA; encoded by the coding sequence GTGGCCTCAGATCCGCTTCGCGAACCGCTGGGCATCGCGGATGTCGGCGGCGAGTGGATCATGCTGGCCGGCGGCGGGTGCGCCGTCCTGCTGCAGCTCGCACATCCGTCCGTCGGACGAGGCGTCGCCGAGCACAGCGACTTCGCGGATCGCCCGTACGACAGGCTGATCGGCACGCTGACGTATGTGACGGCTGTGGCGTGCGGAACCGAAGAGGACATCCGCACGGTGCGCCGCATCGTCGGCCGTGCGCATGCCCCGGTGCGCGGATCCGCGGATGCTGCGTCCTCCGCCTACAGCGCGTACGACCCCGACCTGCAGCTGTGGGTCACCGCGACGCTGTACTGGACGGCGGTCCGCGTGCACGAGCGCGTCTTCGGGGCGCTCGACGAGGCGTCCGCGGATCGCTTCTACCGCGAGTTCGCCGCAGTCGGCACGTCGCTGCAACTGCCGGCGGATGCCTGGCCCGCGACGCGCGCCGCGTTCGACGAGTACTGGAGCGATGCCGCCTCACGCCTGCGCGTGACACCCGCAGCCCGCCGAGTGGGCGAGGATCTGCTGCGCGCCGTGCGGGCGCCGCTCTGGATGCGGGCGATCATGCCGTTGGCTCGACTGGCCACGACGGCGCTGCTGCCGGAATCCGTGCGGCGGCAGTACGGCCTCCAGCTGACCGGCCGCAACGCGCTCAGGTACGAGCGGATGATGTCGGTCGCCGCCGCGGTCTACCCGCGTTTGCCCGTCGGCATCCGGCACGTCGTGCGCAACCGTCTCCTGCGCCGTCTGCGCCGCATGGCGTGA
- a CDS encoding GNAT family N-acetyltransferase — protein MITLTTERLRLRPWTLDDVDFLFDMYSRWEVQRFIGRDPLVMTDRAEAIERAERLSSMEHPVHGIWAITELETGHPHGALLLKDLPASGSDHPLPPSGETEIGWHLHPDAWGRGYATEAATRVLQHAFDSGLDRVLAVTHPQNTASQRVALRIGMSDLGITEEYYNVTCSLFGIDRPVS, from the coding sequence GTGATCACGCTCACGACGGAGCGGCTTCGGCTGCGCCCCTGGACGCTCGACGACGTCGACTTCCTCTTCGACATGTACTCGCGCTGGGAGGTGCAGCGCTTCATCGGACGTGATCCTCTGGTGATGACGGATCGGGCGGAGGCGATCGAGCGCGCCGAACGGCTCAGCTCGATGGAGCATCCGGTGCACGGAATCTGGGCGATCACCGAGCTGGAGACCGGGCATCCGCACGGCGCCCTGCTGCTGAAGGATCTGCCGGCGTCCGGTAGCGACCATCCGCTGCCGCCGTCCGGTGAGACCGAGATCGGGTGGCACCTGCATCCGGATGCGTGGGGTCGCGGTTACGCGACGGAGGCGGCGACTCGCGTTCTTCAGCACGCCTTCGACAGCGGACTCGACCGCGTGCTGGCGGTCACGCATCCGCAGAACACGGCGTCGCAGCGCGTCGCGCTGAGGATCGGCATGAGCGATCTCGGCATCACGGAGGAGTACTACAACGTGACGTGCTCGCTCTTCGGAATCGACCGCCCCGTATCCTGA
- a CDS encoding nuclear transport factor 2 family protein gives MSELVQHWIEGYLRAWESNEPDDIRALFTDDATYRTAPFRDPWRGADDIVTEWIRRKDEPGDAAFTWELSGEDGDRAFVQGTTVYDDITYSNLWVIDFAPDGRAAAYTEWWMDRASPPE, from the coding sequence ATGAGCGAACTAGTGCAGCACTGGATCGAGGGGTACCTCCGTGCCTGGGAGTCGAATGAGCCGGACGACATTCGCGCCCTGTTCACGGACGACGCCACCTATCGCACCGCGCCGTTCCGGGATCCCTGGCGCGGCGCGGACGACATCGTGACGGAGTGGATCCGCCGCAAGGACGAACCGGGCGACGCAGCGTTCACGTGGGAGCTCTCGGGCGAGGACGGCGATCGCGCGTTCGTCCAAGGGACCACGGTCTACGACGACATCACCTACAGCAATCTGTGGGTGATCGACTTCGCTCCTGACGGGCGCGCCGCCGCGTACACCGAGTGGTGGATGGACCGGGCCTCCCCGCCGGAGTGA